GTGAGATACAGAGGGCCCGAAATTTGTTTGGTAGAAAATCAACCGTGGAGTTTACTAAATGGCAGTGAGATAAGAAGCAGGACTAGGCACCAAATCTAAGGCTAACAGCAACACAGTCCACTAGGAAAGTACTTTAATTTCAGAACATGAAACGTTCCCTGATGGTGCGTTTTCTTGGGACAGTCTGGCTTGACAGTTAAGCTTCATTCGAGCACCAGGGTCAGATGCTGTTCTGGTTTCTTTGCACCTTTTCTGGCATAGAGCCCAGATCCGTCTCCCCAGAAGGCCTCTGACGAAGAGTCGGCTGAGCCAGAATCCCGAGGGGTGTGAATGCAGGTCACAGGCCCGGGGAGCTGTTGCTTTGCTGAAGGGAGGCCTTTCTGCCCTAGAGTTTCCCCTGCTGGGGTGTGGAGGCCAGTGCTGCATGGAGCGGGCTTGTCCACCCCAGTTGTTGGTCGTCGTGTGCTTTAGTAGTTTTCAGTTGCTTCCAGGTATCACACAAGGAGTCTGTTTATGGGACTGTgtgggaaaaggagaaaggagaagggcaCTGCGGGTTTGAATCATCGGGAGATGAAGCAGGTCACTCACCTGGTTGGATGACGGTTCAGCAGGTGCCTGTCCCGCTTGTGGTTGAGCTGTGCTCTGAGCAGCTGGGGGACACACGGGGTTGGTTCTGCACGGATTAAGAGCTGCACGGGGCCAGGGAGAAAAGATACCGAGGAGAGTACTGGGCAGGAGAGAGAGCCAGCATCTGCTTCCAGGAAGGTGAGGGTGGGGCCGTGCCTACTTCTCCCCGGACACCAGGACGGCCAGCTCCTGGATGGACATATCCTTGTTGACGTAGCGGTCGTACTGGGCAGGGGTCAGCCTTCCGTTCTGCAGGGCCTCTTCGATGGAGAACTTCTTGCCAGACTTCCTGTCATGGATCACGGAGGACTCCCCGTTGGGACCCTTGACGGAGATTTCCTCCCAGTCGCACTCCTGGTTCCTGAGTTTCACAAACATGTTCCAGTCGATGAGGCCGGCCCGGTGGGCTTCCTCTGGGGACAGTTCGCGGCCCGAGTCGGGGTCGATGACCACGATGGAGCGCCGCAGGTGGTTCTCCCTTTGCTCCCGCTTGATGGCCACGGAGCCCAGGCGCCGCTGCAGCTCATCGATCTCCAGGTCTTTGTCTCTGGAGAGCTGCCTGAGGTCGTCCAGCTCCTGCTCCAGGGACCGGAGGCGGCAGTCGAGCTGCGCCCCGGGATCCGCTGCCACCGGCATGCTCCTTAGGCCCCGCGTCTCCGCCACCGCCATCTCGATTTCGGACTGGAGCCTGCGGGCCTCGAGCTGCAGGCTCTGCCTCTCCAGCTGCAGTTTGTGGTTCTCTTCCCTCAGGAAATCCAGCTCCTTGGATGACTTGGAGTTACAGAACTCCAGCTCCGACAGCTTGGCCTCCAGCCGGTTCACCTCCGCGTCCAGCGCCCTCTTGCTCTGGCTCTCCGCCTCCATGCTGCTCTTCAGCTTCTGAATCTCCTGCTCGGTGTCGCCCCTCTCCACCTGGATGCTCTtggagaagaccaccttctccTTGACCTCCATCTTCTCCAGGTGCTCCAGCTTTTTCTTCAGGGTCTCGAGCTCACGCTCCAGGACCTGCCGCCGGTGCCGCTCTTCCTCCAGCTGCAGCGCAAGCAGGGTGTGCTCCCGGGCCTGCTGGGGGTCCTGCTGCAGCACCACCTTCTGCTTGAGGGTCACCTTTTCCCGGGCCTCCCCCGCCTCCTCCTCCAGCTGGGCCAGCCGCTGCTTCAGGTGCTGCACCTCCAGCTCGGCCTCCCTGCGTGCCTGCCGCTCGCACTGCAGCTCCTCCAGCTGGCGCCCCAGCTCCGCTCGCCTGCGCTGCAGCTGCTGCAGCTCCCCGCGGAGGCCATCGATCTGCTGCAGCTCAGCGTCGATGCTCTCGGTGAAGGCGTTCACCTCGGCCTGCAGGCCCGGCTCCTCCTCGTACCTGACGACCTCCTGCTGCACCGTCTTCTCCTTCACCTGGGAAAGCTCTTCCTCCTTCTGTTTGATTTTATCCTCCTGGGacgccctctctctctccagatcCACTTGCTTCTTCTGTTCCTCGGACAGCTGGGCCCTCAGAGACTCCACTTCCTCTTTGGTCTGGGGGTCTTCCTGGAACTGCAGGATCTCCTGGACCACCTCCTTGGTCTGCACCTGGGGTTTGGCCTCTTTCAGGGACTGGATCTCCTGCTTCAGCTGGTAGATCTCCAGGTCACACCTTTCGATGAGTCTGGTCTTGTCGATGATCTCCTCCCTGAGCCTCTGAAGCTCTTTCTCCATCTCGGGGTCGGTCTTGTACTTGATGACCTCCTTCGTCACTTCCTTGACCTCCACCTGGGGGCCCCGCCTCCGGAGCACCTCCAGCTCGCTCTGGTAGCCCTTCAGCTGCTCCTCGGCCCCCCGGTACTTGCACTCCTGCTCGACCAGCTCCAGGCGGAGGTTGGCCACCTCACTCTCTGCCTTGGGGTCTGGCCGGACGATCTCCCGCACTTTCTCCTGCACGACCACTTTGGCGTTTTCCTCCTCCAAGGCCCAGATCTTTCGGAGCAGCCCTGTTTTCTCCCTCTTGTTGGCACGAGCCTTGGCGGCCTCGTCCTCATACTGGCGTGTGAGGTCACTCACCTCCCTCTCGGTTGCCACATCCTTCTCCACCTTGAGCACCTCCTTGATGGTGATCTTGCCCTCGGCCATGGCCCGCTCCTTCTCCAGCCTCTTCAGCTTGTCCTGGAGGAAGCTCAgctcctcctcctgcttctccctgAGCTGCTGCTCCCGCTGCCCGTCCTCCTGCAGCTTCCGGAACTCTGCCTCCAGCTGGGGGTCATTCTGCAGTTTCACCACCTCCTTCTCAGTGACCTTCTCCCGCACCTGGTTCTTCTCCTGGGCCAGGGCTGCGATGCGCTGCTGCAGGAGGAGCGCCTCTGCCTCCTGGCTGCCCTTCTGCCGCCGcagctcctccagctcctcccgCAGCCTCAGGACCTCGCTGGCCTGGGTCTGGTCCGGCTCGATGCGCAGAACCTCCTTGACCGTGTACTCCTGCCCCCCGTCCCTGGCCTCCTGCTCCAGGGCGCGCAGCCGCAGCTGCAGCGCCTCCAGCTCCTCCTGAAGCAGCTGGTTCTTGCGCTGCTCCTCCACCAGGGTCTGCTGCGTCTGCCGGAGGCTCTCCTCCAGCATGGGGTCTGGCACCTTCTTGAGCACCTCCTTCCTCACCACCGCATTCTGCGGGCTCTGGTTCTGCAGGGTCCGGATCTCCTCCTGGGCGCTCCTGACCTCATTCTCCAGCTGCTGCCTCCGCTCCGCCTCCTCGTCCAGCTCCTTCTGAATCTTCCACGTCTCCTCTGCTCCGGAGCCCGGCTTGCTCCCGGGCAGGGCCTCATGGCTCATGCCTGCCTCAGGCTGCTGGGAAGGAGGAGACAGCGCAGGGTTAATGCCGGACTCTGCACGGCCCGACCCCACCTGGCCACCCGCCAGAGGTCAGACTGCTTGTCCTGCGGTCCCTAGGAGACCCGCTCAGTGCCGGGTTCACTGGAGTCCTAGGCTTCCTTTTGAAAATGGTAAAACAACTAGTTTAAATGCatctgggaaaatattttaaaaccacagaaGAGTGTGAAGCAGAGGCTGTCTGTCACCTCTGGTCCTGTTCCTACAGGATACTATCACCTTTGAGACACGTATGTTTTTGCGTGTGAcacgtatttattttttccacactAACGGTGATGCCTGTTCTGCACACTGCTTGTTGCACTTATGGGAGAATCTGCAGCGGCACAGAGAGCGCCACCCCGTCGTGTGACAGCTTCGTCATTTTCCATTGTGTGGACAGACCCTGGCTCAGTCGCACACCCATTGCTGGTGAATATTGAGTTGCTTCCACTTTCTTAACTATTACAATGTTGTCGTTAACATTttgggcttttaaaaataagttacctTTTTCTGGGTACTCAGCAAATGTTTGAGGGATGGGACACGTAGGTTGGACTCATGTCCACAGGGGCACAGGCATGGGCTGGCGTCTGCACTGGTGCCACCCAACCCTGTTCGCAGGGGGACACGCCCACTGGTTCACAGGCTGTTTCTCTGAGGCACAATGAGTCTTATTTCTCAGCTCTTGGGATAGTTTTGAGTAGAATGCCTTACTGAGATCCATTACCTGTCTCAGGAGATTCAGAGCAAACTCCAGATTCTGCAGCCTCTGTCTGTTGATGGCATTAACTTCCGTGAACTTGGCAGCAAGAGCTGTTTCCTACAGGAGAGCAGACAGGAGTCAACAGACTAAGCAAAGGTGAGCTGGACGGTGTTTGAAAAGTCTGACATTTGGGGAGAGAGGGTACCTTCTTGCCCCTTCCTACCTGGAGTTCTACTACAGTCTCATCTACAGGAGAGAAAACTAGATTTAGAGTCagaagcctaaaccccagcgagtgaccttgagcaagtctgtCTCTGAGCCTTAGCGCGTTCGTGTATGGAAGGAGCTGATAACATCggccctctgtgtgtgtgtacttacTTACGGGGCGCAGGGGGAGTCCGTGGCTCTGGCTCAGATAAGCCCAGCAGGCTGTCTTTCTAGGCATATCAATGTCGCCACCCCAGAATAAGTTGTTATCTCCTCTTACTGAACCTGTTGGCACCCAGGAGGGCTCTTGGGCCAGTTTCCCTATTGTGTGTGCGTCTCTGAGGCCTGCATGCCATGCTCTCTGGAGCGAGGGAACCCCGAGAAGGCCTGGCCTGCAGAGCTCACCTCTTCCCTCACTTTGGCGGCAGGGGACTGGAGCCTGGCCCTCTTGCTCATGTGGCTGCTTCTTCCATTCTCCAAGTCAAGGAGGGACCTGAGTTTCTCTGCTTCCAACTCATAGTCCTGTGTGAGAGAGACGTGGCAGAGGGCAGACAAGAGCAGGTGAGACCGAAATGTTCTTATACCCCTTCCAGCTGACTGCAAAGGTCTTCCGCTCAGCCATACCCTGTTCTGACTGCCAGGAGGTTTTGAGAACCATAGATCCATCAGTGGTACATATCTACATCCCTGAATAACATGTGCGATGAGAAAAAGTAGGCCCACAATCCCCCTCCATCCCCAAAGCATGCTCCTTCCAGGCCCTCCCTGGCCTAGAGACCATGGCATTCTGCTTTCTTCATTTAACTCCGTACCATAAGAGTTATGGCTTTTCTCACGTTGCCTCCTCCTAATCCTCCTGTGGATCAGTTTGATGACTTTAACATCCATTGTGTGGTTAGATGATAATTTACTAGCCGTTCCTCTgctattggacatttaggttatttctagtttgtctgttttgctattgtaaataattctgttGTACAGTGATTTTGTTAATCCCACGTtattattctttcatattttttcttttaggataAATTCCCCCAGTTACTGCTTTAAACAGTAGAAAATCCTTTTCTGGTATTCGATGCCCAGTACCATCTTGTTTCCCAAAGGCCTGTGCCGGTTTGCGTGGCCGCCAGCAGTGCCTGAGGACACCCCCGCCGGACCAGCTGGTGGGAAGAGGCCCTGCTGCTTTACACTCCGGGCAGGGTGTCACGTCTCACCTTGACAGCTTGCTGGTACTGCTGGGAGTGGGCGTAGACTTTCTGtacttcctcttcccttcttgcTATCTCATCTAGCAGGTTCTGTAAAACAACAGAGACTTtgaaaaccaaaaattaaaaaaaaaaaaaaaaaaatccaaaacctaGATAGAGTAGCTGGATTCCTTGGGAGTCTGGAATTCTTCCGTAGCACAAAGTATAACAAATGGCTTCCttgtttacatttgtttgttACAAAAGGCAATTCTAAGGCCCTGTGAAGAAGGGCCAAGAAGATAATTATCTTTGGCAGGAAAGTTGTGTTTATTGAGTGCATCgaaatgtcaggcactgttctagtatCTTTCTTAGATTATCTCACTGAATCTCCCAACATCCTGTGCGGTAGGCACCGTCCTCACCTCCAGTTTATGAACGAGGAAACCCAGGCACAGTGCGGCGCAGTGACTGGCCCGTGGGCTCATGGCTAATGGGGGTGGGAGCAGGATTTGAGACCAGGCTGTTGGGCTTCCCGTTCCTCGCCTTCACCCCAAGGCCCTGCTGCCTTCTGCAGAGCCAGGACTCCGGGCTTTGGAAATGGGTTTTTCCCCCTGAGGGCTCCCCTGTGTCCCTGTAGCTATTTGCTTATTTAGCTGGCTTGCACGGAGTGTCCactctgggccaggccctgtgctgggcactgaggaCGGAGAGGTGAGGGAGACCCCGTCCTTGTTGTCAGAGACTCGGGTGCTGGGAGCCCGCCTGGCCAGGACCGCTGCCAGGCCCCCATCCACGAAGGGGCTTGCTAACCTCCGACCCCGCCTTGTGACCATCCTCCTGTGAACGTGGAAGTGGCCTTCTCACCTTCTGGTTGTTCAGCTTGGTCTCCATCTGGCCGAGGCCGTCTGTCTCCTGGGGCTCGTAGCTGGGGATGTGGGACAGGAACTGCAGCAGGTGGTCGCGGCCACTACAGAAGGCGTCATGAGCAGCCCGGGTGCTCTGCAGGCTCTGGACCCTGCGGGGCAAAGCCCGTCAGGCCTTTGAGCTCTCAGGTCTCACTGAGAGCTGCCTGCCATCCCTTTTTAAAGAGGTCATCAAAAGTAATTTAAGTGGAAATAACCTAAACGTTCACCAGGAAGGGAGTAGTTAGGTAAATTACAGAATATTGTGTTGGAATACTGTGCGGCCTCTGTAAAACGCAGGAAGGCCCGCCTGTGTGGACTCACAGGGATGCCCACTGTGAATTCTAGGACCTAAATAACTCATGGATCCAAGGGGAAATCACAAGGGAGGTGAGGAAATCTTTTGAActcactgaaaataaaaacatcaaaatttgtgggacacaACGAAAGCAGTGCTTAGTGGGAAGTATGTAGTTTTAAATGCttagattagaaaaaaaagaaagctttcaaatcaacaatctaagctcctaccttaagaaagaaaaagaagagcaaattggaCTTAATGTAAGCAGCAGTAGGAAATAATAATGAGCAGATGTCAGTGAAACAGGAAACAGGAAAACAGGAGAAAGATCACCGCAACCAAAGCTGGTTCATTGAAACTGTCGATGACGTGATAAACCTCAGACATAATGATCAGGGGGGGCAAGAAGAATAAACAGATACAacagaagaagatacaacatcAGGAATGAGAGAGAGGACGTTCCCTCAGATCCTGCAGATAGTCAAggataagagaatactatgaacaattttatgccaataaactCAACTTGATGAGATGGACAATGtgtccttgaaagacacaaacttctGAAGTTGCTCAAGCATTAGATAACCCAAATGGTCCAATATCTATTAAAGAGgttgaatttgtagttaaaaaccctcttacacacaaaaaaacaagttgcaggcccagatggcttcagtgGTGAATTCTTCCAAGCATTTAAGGAATTAACACCCAgtctacacaaactcttccagaaaacagaagaggaggagggaacacttaCTGACTCATCAGGCCAGGAAAATATATGACAGGGAAAATAGCAAGACACACTGTATGTGGTGTGTTGTCATTCGTACGTCAATCACCTACCCCAGCTCATAGAGAATGTTTTTGAAAGGACACACAAGAAACTGGTAGCAGTGCTGATCTTGGGGGAAGGGTTTGGTCATTATAATCCCTTTGTGTTTTTTATCTTGTATATGTACTGCTTttttcagaaagaggaaattcTTTAGAAATCAAACAGCCTTCAGTGTTGTCCACAGAAATCCCACTTTGGTGCCTTAAGGCAGACTAAGCCGAggccccccgccgccccctcACCTGCGCTCCGCCTGCTGGCAGAGGCTGTCAAAGCGCTGGTGCAGCTTGTGCACCTCGGCCTCCTGGCGCTCCAGGTCCGGGCAGTGCTCCTGGAAGCGGCTGGCCAGCGAGCCAGAGCACCGCTTGGCGGCCTGCAGATTCTGTTCCACCTCGCTGAGGAGGGCCTTCCGGGCCTGCAGCTCGGAGGCCATGGCCTGCCGGGGCGGAGAGGCAGATGGCAGGTGCTGTGGCCAGAGCCCCGGGGCCCGGGATGGCGCTACCCAGAGCTCTTGGGGCTGCCTGCTTTTAGCGGGTGGCAGGCCTGGACCTGGGCGGGGACCGGCGCTTTGCCTCTGAGTTTCTCCTCAAACCCGTGGTCATTTCTGCAGCTTCCATTTTGTTACAATGACCAGTACCCTGGGAAAACTAGCTTCTAAAACCCTGCGGCACACGGCACGTGCCTATGACGCCGTGCCCGGGACTGGAGTGGCCTTGGAGAAGGCTCTGGTCTCTGAGCCCGTTTCCTGGGCTCTGAGGTGAGGCCCTCACCACAAAGGGCAAGGGTTTTGTGAGGTGCTTTGTGAATAAGGGGCCTCCCGCGGGCTCACAGACCCCAATGCTTAGAGCGGGCCCAGCGGCAATGGTGAAGAGGGCAGATgctgggctggggcagaggcTCCTGTGCTCAGCGGACGCGCTGTGCAGGCATGTGGGCCCAGGTGGCCAGATCTGCTTGTCCAGAGACACTGGGAATCTGGGGGGATTATGTGGACATTCGATTTTAAGATAACAGCACCTGATTTCCACAGGCCACAGAAACCCTGTGTACGGCTGGGACTCCAAACCTGGAGAGACTTGCTGCCCTGGGCCTCGGGCCCCTCGACTGTCCACAGGTGGGGTGGCAGGGGCGCCTGGAGCCCACGCCCAGCTCAGAGAAAGGCTCCTGAGGCGCAGGGTCCCCACACTCactgccagctcctgcctcttgctGTCCAGGGCATGGCCACTCTTGGGCACCGTGTCCTCCTGGGCCAGCTGGTTTTCGTATGAGGCCAGCACCTCCCGGCCCTGCTGCAGGCTCTTCTCCAGGCGGTTGGCGACGTCAACCCTGAGGACACGAGTCAGGAGTTGGGGGGCGGTGCCGGCCCTTGACCCCGCCCAGCCTCCCCACTGCCCGCCTGCACCCACTTCTCCTGGGCCGCGTCCAGCAGCTGCACCAGGCGCTCGTATCTGCGCTGGGTGTCCTCCACCCGCGTCCTCAGCAGGGCCGCACTGCCACTGCCCGGGAGGGCCTGCACGAACGCCTCGCCCTCGGCTGTGCTGCTCGCCTTCTCGGGCTCGATGCGCAGCAGCTCCTTGGTGATGCTCTGTGGGGACCAGAGCCCCTCGCGTTGACCACGGCCGGCAGCCACCCCCACCCAGGGATGTCCTCCCCTGGGGGGCCTGACTGGGGATCTGGGTAAAGCCGTGTTTGTAATGAGCATCCCTGGGAATTCTGACACACTGGATGGTGACTCATGAGTGATGAATATGAATAGGTTCCTGTTCCCACTGCTTCACACAGCTTTACTCATCTTTGGGGACAACTCCAATGAGGTGGGTGCGACTCCAAGCAGCTTAGGAGGGGACATGGTGGGGCCTAGCCCCAACCCCACCCCTGTATCAGGCGTCCTCTGGCCTTGGTTCGGCTCCAACCAGACCAGCCCTGGTGTGAGCCCCGCCAAGGGCCATGGCACTTCTCCAAGCCCCGTTCCTCTCCTGTGAACCGGGAACGGTCACGCCCATCGTGGAGGGCGCCGAGGACCcgggaaactgtgtgtgtgtgtaaaagaggCGAGGAGTAGATGGTGTCCATGCCGCTCATCTTGCCCCATCCTGTTGAGGCCCCCTGAGTGCGGATCAGCCCATTTTACTGAAGACACTGAGGTTTGGGCTTGAATGGTGTGTCTGTGCTCAAGGCGAGTGAGCCGGCCCTGTCGccccagagcccatgtgctgccgGGCACCGCGGCCTCTCACTCAGCTCAGTGCTGATCTGCTCGGGTTGCAGTCCTGCTGTTGTCAGCTCTGCCACGAGCCCTTTTTCCTGGGGGTGTGTCTTGGGGGCACCAGGCCTCAGGGACCTCCTCAGTCTTCGGCCTAGAGCAGCCCCCGTCCCCACGACTCACGACTTCCTGTTACACGTGGCAAGTGGTCCCTTTTGAGCGCCAAGACACCCCATGGGGATGAGACCTTGAGGAGGGGCCCCGGGGAGCCAGCGGGCCAGCCTGTGCCCCCAGCCTGGGGTACCTTGAGGTCCTCGGCCCGCTCAGCACTGTCCTGCACGGCCCGGCCCTGCTCCAGTGGCGGCCGCAGGATCCCTGTGATGGCCTTCTCCTGCCGGTCCAGGTCGCTGGCCACCTTGTCCAAGCCGGCCAGCAGCTGCCGGCCCTGCAGGTCAGAGGCATCTGCCGGAGGGAAATCAGAGTCGGGTGGCAGTGGGGatcctgaggcccagggagggggcgTAGGAGGGccagcctccccacctccactgtcCCATCTGCAGCACAGACCCTGGGCCCGGCCCCACCTCCCTGTCCCCCCAGAGCCTCAGGCAGCGTCTGGTACCCACCTCCAGAGTTCTCTGCCTTCAGCACCTCATGCCGCTGCTGGAGCGCCCTTCTGCTCCCAGCTGCCTTCTGCCGCAGGCTCTGGTACTGGCTGCCCAGGCTGTGACAGCAAAAACGGGCTGGGGACCTGGGGCAGCCCACTGCCCCTACTGCCCACTGACACAGGACCCTGGCCTCTGGCTAGACAGACGCCTCGAGGAGTCGGGAAGCTCATCAAAATGCTTTGAAAAGTTAACACGACACACGTAGGAAGGATTTGCTGAAACGCTGGTCTTTCTTTGCTCTTGGGTTCAACGGaccccttctttccctccttcctttctttgtctctcttttcttcaatAGCAAGTCTTACTGTCTAAAattatcttgggcttccctggtgccacagtggttaagaatctgcctgccaatgcaggggacacgggttcgatccatggcccgggaagatcccacatgctgcggagcaactaagcccgtgcgccacaactactgagcctgcgctctaaagcctgcaagccacaactactgagcccatgtgccacaactactgaagcccgcgagcctagagcccgtgctctgcaacaagagaagccacgacgagaagcccacgcaccacaacaaagagtagcccccactcgccacaaccagagaaagcccgcgcacagcaacaaagacctaatacagccaaaaataaaaacaaataaataaatttataaaataatcttgtttgctcatttgttttcccCACCAAGATGTTACCCCTGAGGGAGCAGTACACAGTacgtgctcaatacatatttgctgaatgaataaatgaaggaattccTTGAATCACTCATTCAACAAGAGTTCTTGGGTACTTGCTTTGCACCAGGTACTGAACAAGGCCCTGAAAAGAGTAAATCTCAAGGAGCCCCTGCCCAATGAAACTGACACAGATGCAAAGCACCCTAATGAGAGCAGCATGAGCAGTGGGAGAAGGTGCTTGAGAAAGAAGCAGCAGCCCTTTTCCTGGAGCCAGGGTGGAGGATGAGGGggcaatcagggaaggcttcacagaagagGTGACCCCCAGGCTGGGTCTTCAAACCAAGAGGCCTGAGCCAACAGGTGGTGGGTTTGTGTGCAGGTAGAGGGAGcagtatgtgcaaaggcccagatgCCCTTGCAGAAAAACCACTCCCTGATGTGTGCCCAGAGCCAGAGATTCACACACAAGTCAGCTCGGCCAACGGGATCTGCTGCTGTCCCACTTGAGCCTCCAAGGGGGCGCAGGTTTGGGGATGTTAGTGGCACCCTGAGGTTGAGTTGGGGTGCCCAGGGCTGTGAACGTGGCCTGAGGGGCCCAGGGGGTGCGGCCAGTCCATGCTGGCTCCTTCCTTTGCCCCTGTACCTGTCGGCCAGAGCCACGGCCTCAGGGTCGGTGGGAGGGATCATGAAGCAGACAGCTGGGGCAGTCAGCTCATTCCCTGCGCTGTCCGTGAGGTCCCAGCTCTCCCCGTTGTTCCTCTGCAGGGTGTAGCTGTAGCCCCGAGAGATTAGGCCCTGGTGGGGACAGGCCAGTCAGAACACATGGAGAGACCTGCCCCACCTGGTGGCCAGGAGCCCAGTCACCATCTCAGCCCCACCCCTAACTCTGGGACCTGGGGAGTCTTAGTGTGTTTCTCAGACCCTCCCCAAGAGGTTCCATCATAGAGAGTTGAGAGGGGCCAGCACCAAGAGAACATGTGTCGGGTCTGCCGGCCGAGCACCCACCTGGATTTCCCTTTGGGGAGCCCCCGTGCAGTCCCAGCCCATGTGTTCTCGTCCCTCCATTCCCTGACTTCTGGGGGTGGACATGTGACTCAGGTCTGGCCAATGAGAGAATGGCATccctggccacagtgattggtttagGCTGGACACATGATTCAAAGCGGGCCAGTGAGAAC
This DNA window, taken from Balaenoptera ricei isolate mBalRic1 chromosome 15, mBalRic1.hap2, whole genome shotgun sequence, encodes the following:
- the PPL gene encoding periplakin isoform X2 — its product is MNSLFRKRNKGKYSPTVRTRSISIKELSELIEQLQKNADQVERNIVDTEAKLQSPVSPPQRGLTDPQSSSRSPMFHLCCVSLDLARLQEGRQPEHRDSALQKVSDSEKLLYVLEADAAIAKHMKHPQGDMIAEDICQLKERVTNLRGKHKQVYNLAVKEVDPQVNWEALVEEKLDKLSSQSFGSDLPLVDHQVEQHNIFHNEVKAIRPHLTKDGGKEQNGELQAKYQKLLAASQARQQHLSSLQDYMQRCTNELYWLDQQAQSRMQYDWSDCNLDYPSRRRQYENFINRNLEAKEERINKLHGEGDQLLAAKHPGRKSIEAHMEAVHADWKEYLNLLICEESHLKYMEEYHQFHKDVKDAQELLRKVDSDLNQKYSPDFKDQYQIELMLRELDDQEKALDKYEHEVQGLQKRGQQVVPLKYRRETPFKPISVEALCDFESDQGLISRGYSYTLQRNNGESWDLTDSAGNELTAPAVCFMIPPTDPEAVALADSLGSQYQSLRQKAAGSRRALQQRHEVLKAENSGDASDLQGRQLLAGLDKVASDLDRQEKAITGILRPPLEQGRAVQDSAERAEDLKSITKELLRIEPEKASSTAEGEAFVQALPGSGSAALLRTRVEDTQRRYERLVQLLDAAQEKVDVANRLEKSLQQGREVLASYENQLAQEDTVPKSGHALDSKRQELAAMASELQARKALLSEVEQNLQAAKRCSGSLASRFQEHCPDLERQEAEVHKLHQRFDSLCQQAERRVQSLQSTRAAHDAFCSGRDHLLQFLSHIPSYEPQETDGLGQMETKLNNQKNLLDEIARREEEVQKVYAHSQQYQQAVKDYELEAEKLRSLLDLENGRSSHMSKRARLQSPAAKVREEETALAAKFTEVNAINRQRLQNLEFALNLLRQPEAGMSHEALPGSKPGSGAEETWKIQKELDEEAERRQQLENEVRSAQEEIRTLQNQSPQNAVVRKEVLKKVPDPMLEESLRQTQQTLVEEQRKNQLLQEELEALQLRLRALEQEARDGGQEYTVKEVLRIEPDQTQASEVLRLREELEELRRQKGSQEAEALLLQQRIAALAQEKNQVREKVTEKEVVKLQNDPQLEAEFRKLQEDGQREQQLREKQEEELSFLQDKLKRLEKERAMAEGKITIKEVLKVEKDVATEREVSDLTRQYEDEAAKARANKREKTGLLRKIWALEEENAKVVVQEKVREIVRPDPKAESEVANLRLELVEQECKYRGAEEQLKGYQSELEVLRRRGPQVEVKEVTKEVIKYKTDPEMEKELQRLREEIIDKTRLIERCDLEIYQLKQEIQSLKEAKPQVQTKEVVQEILQFQEDPQTKEEVESLRAQLSEEQKKQVDLERERASQEDKIKQKEEELSQVKEKTVQQEVVRYEEEPGLQAEVNAFTESIDAELQQIDGLRGELQQLQRRRAELGRQLEELQCERQARREAELEVQHLKQRLAQLEEEAGEAREKVTLKQKVVLQQDPQQAREHTLLALQLEEERHRRQVLERELETLKKKLEHLEKMEVKEKVVFSKSIQVERGDTEQEIQKLKSSMEAESQSKRALDAEVNRLEAKLSELEFCNSKSSKELDFLREENHKLQLERQSLQLEARRLQSEIEMAVAETRGLRSMPVAADPGAQLDCRLRSLEQELDDLRQLSRDKDLEIDELQRRLGSVAIKREQRENHLRRSIVVIDPDSGRELSPEEAHRAGLIDWNMFVKLRNQECDWEEISVKGPNGESSVIHDRKSGKKFSIEEALQNGRLTPAQYDRYVNKDMSIQELAVLVSGEK